One Sander vitreus isolate 19-12246 chromosome 22, sanVit1, whole genome shotgun sequence DNA segment encodes these proteins:
- the LOC144536930 gene encoding copine-3-like isoform X2 translates to MAAVGTPAPKVTDCVTKVALSISCENLLDMDAFSKSDPQCVLLMNSSGPHWCEIGRTEKIENCLNPKFSKTFVVDYYFEMVQKLRFEIYDIDTVNCSLQDADFLGELECTLGQVVSSRKLTRPLVMKDKKPAGKGTITICAEERTDNRVVDFEVAGRKLDKKDFFGKSDPFLEFYKPTETGWQLAHRTEVIKNTLNPVWRPFRIPLQSLCGGDVEKSIKVECYDYNSSGSHDFIGSFETTLSQIQQATQTYAAEFECTNSKKKQKKKGYKNSGIIVVKKCKIVKEYTFLDYIMGGCQINFTIAIDFTGSNGDPSSPQSLHYINPQGYNEYLAAIWAVGNVIQDYDSDKMFPAFGFGAQLPPSWQVSHEFPINFNPSNPFCAGIEGVVQAYQHCLPQVKLYGPTNFSPIINHVANFGLQALQQETASQYFVLLIITDGVITDMDQTRSAIVNASRLPMSIIIVGVGGADFSAMEFLDGDNGILHSAVGEAALRDIVQFVPFRQFQNAGIAALAQSVLAELPDQVASFFNLFDLKPPSEPTPS, encoded by the exons ATGGCAGCAGTTGGAACCCCGGCACCAAAGGTCACTGACTGTGTGACCAAGGTGGCGCTGAGCATCTCCTGTGAGAATCTGCTCGACATGGATGCATTCTCAAAGTCTGACCCTCAATGTGTGCTCCTCATGAACAGCTCAGGGCCTCACTGGTGTGAG ATTGGCCGGACAGAGAAAATCGAGAACTGCCTTAATCCCAAGTTTTCCAAGACTTTTGTCGTTGACTACTACTTTGAGATGGTGCAGAAGCTGAGGTTTGAAATATATGACATTGACACCGTCAACTGCAGTCTGCAAGATGCTGACTTCCTGGGAGAACTGGAGTGTACCTTGGGACAG GTTGTGTCCTCAAGGAAACTAACAAGACCACTTGTCATGAAGGACAAGAAACCTGCAGGGAAAGGTACCATCACT ATATGTGCCGAAGAAAGAACAGACAACAGAGTGGTGGATTTTGAAGTTGCAGGTAGAAAACTGGATAAAAAG GATTTCTTTGGCAAGTCCGACCCGTTCCTGGAATTTTACAAGCCGACAGAAACTGGATGGCAGCTTGCTCACAGGACAGAG GTGATCAAAAATACCCTAAACCCAGTATGGAGACCATTCCGAATCCCACTGCAGTCACTCTGCGGCGGTGACGTGGAGAAATCGataaag GTAGAGTGTTATGACTACAACAGCAGCGGATCGCACGACTTTATTGGATCCTTTGAGACCACACTCTCCCAAATACagcaggcaacacaaacatatGCG GCCGAGTTTGAATGCACCAATAGTAAgaagaaacagaagaagaaaggaTACAAAAACTCTGGTATTATTGTTGTAAAAAAATGCAAG ATAGTGAAGGAATATACCTTTCTGGATTACATAATGGGCGGCTGTCAGATTAACTTCACT ATTGCTATTGATTTCACAGGCTCCAACGGGGATCCCAGCTCCCCTCAGTCCCTCCATTACATCAACCCTCAGGGCTATAATGAATACCTGGCAGCTATCTGGGCAGTGGGCAATGTCATCCAGGACTACGACAG TGACAAGATGTTCCCTGCTTTTGGATTCGGAGCCCAGCTCCCTCCTTCATGGCAG GTCTCCCACGAGTTTCCCATCAACTTCAACCCATCAAATCCGTTTTGTGCAG gtaTAGAGGGTGTTGTCCAAGCCTACCAGCATTGCCTGCCCCAGGTGAAGCTTTACGGTCCCACAAACTTTTCCCCAATCATCAACCATGTAGCCAATTTTGGCCTGCAAGCCTTACAGCAGGAGACGGCCTCT CAATACTTTGTTCTGCTGATCATCACTGACGGAGTGATCACAGACATGGATCAGACGCGCAGTGCCATCGTCAACGCCTCTCGTCTGCCCATGTCCATCATCATTGTTGGAGTAGGGGGGGCGGACTTCAGTGCCATGGAGTTCCTGGATGGAGACAATGGAATTTTACACTCTGCTGTAGGCGAGGCTGCCCTGCGGGACATCGTACAGTTCGTGCCATTCAGGCAGTTCCAGAAT GCAGGCATTGCAGCCCTTGCCCAAAGCGTACTGGCAGAGTTGCCTGACCAAGTGGCCTCCTTCTTCAATTTATTTGACCTGAAGCCCCCCAGCGAACCCACTCCTTCCTAG
- the LOC144536930 gene encoding copine-3-like isoform X1, translating to MAAVGTPAPKVTDCVTKVALSISCENLLDMDAFSKSDPQCVLLMNSSGPHWCEIGRTEKIENCLNPKFSKTFVVDYYFEMVQKLRFEIYDIDTVNCSLQDADFLGELECTLGQVVSSRKLTRPLVMKDKKPAGKGTITICAEERTDNRVVDFEVAGRKLDKKDFFGKSDPFLEFYKPTETGWQLAHRTEVIKNTLNPVWRPFRIPLQSLCGGDVEKSIKVECYDYNSSGSHDFIGSFETTLSQIQQATQTYAAEFECTNSKKKQKKKGYKNSGIIVVKKCKIVKEYTFLDYIMGGCQINFTIAIDFTGSNGDPSSPQSLHYINPQGYNEYLAAIWAVGNVIQDYDSDKMFPAFGFGAQLPPSWQVSHEFPINFNPSNPFCAGIEGVVQAYQHCLPQVKLYGPTNFSPIINHVANFGLQALQQETASQYFVLLIITDGVITDMDQTRSAIVNASRLPMSIIIVGVGGADFSAMEFLDGDNGILHSAVGEAALRDIVQFVPFRQFQNCPQEMLAQSVLAEVPGQVVSFFNTMSLRPPHSDTPLPNLSASAPSSDVS from the exons ATGGCAGCAGTTGGAACCCCGGCACCAAAGGTCACTGACTGTGTGACCAAGGTGGCGCTGAGCATCTCCTGTGAGAATCTGCTCGACATGGATGCATTCTCAAAGTCTGACCCTCAATGTGTGCTCCTCATGAACAGCTCAGGGCCTCACTGGTGTGAG ATTGGCCGGACAGAGAAAATCGAGAACTGCCTTAATCCCAAGTTTTCCAAGACTTTTGTCGTTGACTACTACTTTGAGATGGTGCAGAAGCTGAGGTTTGAAATATATGACATTGACACCGTCAACTGCAGTCTGCAAGATGCTGACTTCCTGGGAGAACTGGAGTGTACCTTGGGACAG GTTGTGTCCTCAAGGAAACTAACAAGACCACTTGTCATGAAGGACAAGAAACCTGCAGGGAAAGGTACCATCACT ATATGTGCCGAAGAAAGAACAGACAACAGAGTGGTGGATTTTGAAGTTGCAGGTAGAAAACTGGATAAAAAG GATTTCTTTGGCAAGTCCGACCCGTTCCTGGAATTTTACAAGCCGACAGAAACTGGATGGCAGCTTGCTCACAGGACAGAG GTGATCAAAAATACCCTAAACCCAGTATGGAGACCATTCCGAATCCCACTGCAGTCACTCTGCGGCGGTGACGTGGAGAAATCGataaag GTAGAGTGTTATGACTACAACAGCAGCGGATCGCACGACTTTATTGGATCCTTTGAGACCACACTCTCCCAAATACagcaggcaacacaaacatatGCG GCCGAGTTTGAATGCACCAATAGTAAgaagaaacagaagaagaaaggaTACAAAAACTCTGGTATTATTGTTGTAAAAAAATGCAAG ATAGTGAAGGAATATACCTTTCTGGATTACATAATGGGCGGCTGTCAGATTAACTTCACT ATTGCTATTGATTTCACAGGCTCCAACGGGGATCCCAGCTCCCCTCAGTCCCTCCATTACATCAACCCTCAGGGCTATAATGAATACCTGGCAGCTATCTGGGCAGTGGGCAATGTCATCCAGGACTACGACAG TGACAAGATGTTCCCTGCTTTTGGATTCGGAGCCCAGCTCCCTCCTTCATGGCAG GTCTCCCACGAGTTTCCCATCAACTTCAACCCATCAAATCCGTTTTGTGCAG gtaTAGAGGGTGTTGTCCAAGCCTACCAGCATTGCCTGCCCCAGGTGAAGCTTTACGGTCCCACAAACTTTTCCCCAATCATCAACCATGTAGCCAATTTTGGCCTGCAAGCCTTACAGCAGGAGACGGCCTCT CAATACTTTGTTCTGCTGATCATCACTGACGGAGTGATCACAGACATGGATCAGACGCGCAGTGCCATCGTCAACGCCTCTCGTCTGCCCATGTCCATCATCATTGTTGGAGTAGGGGGGGCGGACTTCAGTGCCATGGAGTTCCTGGATGGAGACAATGGAATTTTACACTCTGCTGTAGGCGAGGCTGCCCTGCGGGACATCGTACAGTTCGTGCCATTCAGGCAGTTCCAGAAT TGTCCTCAAGAAATGCTTGCTCAGAGCGTCTTGGCAGAAGTCCCAGGTCAGGTGGTGAGCTTCTTCAATACCATGAGTTTAAGGCCACCTCACAGCGACACACCTCTCCCTAACCTCTCAGCATCTGCCCCTTCCAGTGATGTATCCTGA